The window AATGATTGGTTTCTTTGCAGAAAAGAATATCCTAAGGAAGAAAAATTCTCCGGTTGCCGAGGATATATTGATATGTATTGGGGCTACAGGTTGTTCCGTAATCATAAAGGGCTTTATTATGAGGGTTTCGGCCATGAGACGATAGACCGATGTATAGTTAAAAAAGGCGGTAAAGCCGTTGACACCGACATTTTAATCCATCATTTTAAAGAGCTTAAGCCCAAAAGGACAATTGAGAAAATAGCAAAGGCGTATTTTGAATTAGAGAAAAGAAAGAATGCAGAGGTTTTTAAAGACCATTATCGCTATTATTATAGGCTTGGAAGAGAGGCTCTCCTTGGAGCCAAAGATTTAGAAGCCTCTTTTAAGTATTTAAAAAAGTCTATCCAGCTTAAGCCATCATTTCCTTTTAGCTATTTTCTTCTAGGCCTTGCCTATAAAGAAAACAGGGATTACCGACAAGCAATTTTATCGCTTAAAGAGTCAATTAAATTAAAGAAAGATTATTTAGGCGGGCATTATCTTCTGGGTATTGTTTATGATGAAATGGATAAATATGAATTAGCTGAAAAAAAATTCAGGGAAGCTTTAGTAATAAACCGGGATCATCCTATTGTTTTAAATAGCTTGGGGGTTGTTTTGGTTAAACAGAATAAGATTAAAGAAGGGGTTAGGTTCTTCAAAAAAGCCCTGGTTATCGACCCGAGGCTAAAGACAGCAAAATCAAATTTAAGAAATTGTTTGCACTATGATTAAGAGAATGAAAAAAACCTCAATGTTTGAAATAATCATTGTTACTTATAACGCCTTGTCCAAGCTGAAACGTTGCTTGGAATCTGTGCAGAAATATACCAAGGATTTTGATTATCTTCTTACTATTGTAGATAACCACAGTACGGACGGCACTAAAGAGTATTTAGAAAGACTCAAAAAGATAAAGAAGGTGCAGATTATTAGAAAAGAACAGAATATAGGTTTTTGTAAGGCGGCAAATAGCGTTTTAAAGAAAAGTAGGGCAAAGTTTATAGTCTTACTTGATGATGATGTGGAGGTTACTAGGGAATGGCTTAAGAAGATGTATGAGCAGATTAAAAGCAATCAACGAGTGGGAATAGTTGGCTGTAAAGTTGTCCTCCCCGATAATCGGATAAATTCTGCTGAATTTAGAATTAATACGGTTGAGTTGGTAGGCGTAGGTGAAATAGATAGAGGGCAGCGTAATTACATAAGAGAGTGTGATTCCTTAATTGGCCCGTGCTGGTTGCTGCGCAGGGATGTTGTTAAAAAAGTAGGTTATTTTGACGAAAGATTTTTCCCTTGTGAATTTGAAGATGTAGATTATTGCTTAAGGGTAAGGCTTGCTGGGTATAAAATAGTTTACTGTGGAGAAGTTAAGATTGTTCATCACCATCTTCTAAGAAGGATAAAAACCAAATATATGTTTAACAATAAGAAAATGTTTTTTAAGAAGTGGAAAAATTTGTTATCAAATTTTCCGCTTAAAGACAGTCATCAGGTTGATAAACATATATCTAATGCTTTGTGTTTAATGAAGCATAATGAATTCCGAAGGTCGTTGGTTGAGTTAAAGAAAGCAGAGAAGATCGATAAAAGGTTCCAGGAGCCTTTATATAAAGGAATAGTTTTTGAGGGGCTTAAATTAGATACACATGCTATCCGGGAATTTAGAAAAGCAGTAAAACTAAATCCGGGTAATTTCTTAGCTTTATTGCGATTAGCTTTTTTGTATCGGAAAAAACGCTGTTTTAAAGATGCGAAGGTGTTTTCTAAGCAAAGCCTTGATTTAATTCCTAATGATCAAAGCAGCTTGGCGCATTTTATTAATGAAAGCAGGTTAGTTTCCCGAGTATGTAATACTCATTTATGCTAAAGAGAATCTTTAACCATATTTTACGAATCAATGGGCGAAAAATTAAATAAAATTCTTTTAGTCAGTTATTCTTATAAGCCGAGAATCGGGGGTTTGGAGTTATTTGTGGAGAATTTAGCCCAAAATCAACTCTTAAAAGGTATTGATGTAAAGATAATCACCTCAAGGTTTAAAAAAGATGAAAAAAAATCCGAGAGGATTTCAGGGTTAGTAGTGGAAAGGCTTATGCCGAATTTATTTTGGGGGGAGAATGGGCATTGGTTGAACAATATTCTTATCTTCCCATTACTGGCTGTTCATTTTAAGTCTGCTCTTAATATTTATAAATCAATTGCTAGATTTAAACCTCAAGTGATAACAATTTGCTATCCTACTCCACCTGCTATTTATTTTATTCTTTTCGGAAGATTGTTAAGAATTCCTATAGTTGTGGCTTTGCACGGAGAAATTGTTTTAAATGTCCCAACTGTGTGCATGGTTGAGAAGATTTTGTTCAAATTTATTTTAAGCAATGCCAACTATGTCACAGCTTGTTCAAAAAGCATCCTTGAAGAAGCCGCTAAGTTTGCCCCCAGATTAAAGAAGAGTTCTTCTTATATTTATAATGGTGTATCTTTAGGCGGTTCTTCCGGGCCCCCATTAACAAAAGAACGTATTCATAAGAATAATTATATCCTCAGTATTGCCAATCTATGGCCTTACAAAGGTATTGATATATTATTGATGGCAATGAAGAGAGTTTATGAAAAAGGGTACCAGAGCGATTTGATTGTTATAGGAGAGGGAGATCAGAGAGATAAGCTGGAAAAGATGATTAGTTTTTTACGGCTTGAAGGAAAGGTTTTCTTAAAGGGCAAGGTAGATAATGAAAATGAAAAAAATAATTTTCTGAATAATTGTGAGTTTTTTGTCTTGCCATCGCGAGTTGAGCCTTTTGGGATTGTTAACCTTGAAGCTATGGCAGCAGGAAAGGCCATAGTAGGCACAAGGTCAGGAGGGATCCCGGAGATTGTAAAGGATGGTATAAACGGGATATTGGTTGACCCGTTTAATGATATAGCGCTTTCCGAAGGGATTATGCGGCTTTTAGATGATTGCGATTTAAGTTTAAAAATGGGATTGCGCGGGAAAGAAATTGCCCAAGATAAAGCTTTTTCCTGGGGTAGTGTTACTGAGCAATATATAGAAGTACAGAAGAAGGTATTGATAAGAGAATAGCCTTAAGGCGCGAGGTTTTTTATTATTGCAGCTGCTTCATCAATTTTATCAAGGCTGTATGATAAGTAATATGATTTGGTGTCCTCGGCAAGTTTTGCTAATACCTGGATTTGTTTTTGCCGGATAGCAATGTTTTTTTCAAAAGACAAAGAGCAATCTTTATCCATACAAAGCAAAGAAAAAGCAGTTTCGCTATTCATAGGTTTAAGGGTTACTTTTCCCGCCTTATCTTTCGAAACCGGGAATATGATGATTTTAGGTTTACAGCTTTGCACGTAGCAACTGGGGAAATATTTTATTATATCAAATGATATTTTTTCTTGCTTACCGATATTGCTTTTCTTTAATGATTTTAGAAAAGGGAATAATTTAATGGAATTTTCTTCCAATCCAATCTTTAAAGGAAAGGCAAAAAGCTCCCCTTTGTCATAAATAACAAATTCATCGGAAAGAAAACCAAGCCCATTTTCTGCTAATTTTACAGCCATAGTGCTTTTCCCGGATTTAAAATGCCCGCATATAAGAATTCCGGAATTATTTTTGACTAAAGCAGCAGCGTGAATCAGGAAAACGTTCTTGTATTTCAAGATATGGCGTAAGGGATGCAGTATTAAAAGATCAAAGATAGCTTCGTTTGACAGAGTGGAAGGAATAAGGAATTTCCCTTTTATAAGGTTTGAGTTTGGATAAGCCCGGACATCAATATTCTTCAACCAGCAATCTAGTATTAAATCTTTCTCTTTTGTGTTGAATCCGTCTGATCTGTTGAAAGGCAAGGCATTTGTTTCTTCTAATTCAAAATTAATAGTAGTGAGATTTTTAGTTTTGTATAATTTATTTGTTAAATTCAATTGCTCTGTAGCCAACTTTGCTATAAAATGGCTATTAGTGTTAATGCAGATATTAAATTTGTGTAAGGCAAAGTTCTTAATGTATTTCATCAATGATGTTTTCTTTTTTTAGGTTTTTAATCAATTCTCTAAATTCAATGCTTATTTTATCTTTATGTTTTGGGTATCTGTTGTAAAGTGTATTAAGTATTTTATTCTGGCTAAAATTCAACGTGAGCATTTTCCAGATTTTTAGGCTTATTCCATTTAATTCAAAAATACTAATCTCCGGGGTAGTTAATTTGAAAAGCAGGTTTTTCTTGTTGATGCATCCCCAGATAACCTTATAGAGGTCTATCCTGTATTTTTTATCCATTTTGTTATTTATTTCTTTAAAAGCCATGATAGAATTATATTATAGAAAACCAATAATTGGAAGTATTAAAGGGTTTTATACATTTGCTAACATAAGGGAATAAATGGAAAGTTTGATTATCAAAATAAAAAAATCTGTTAAAGAAGTCGGTTTAAGCCTTAAATTGTTAGGCAAATTTAAGAAATATATCTTTCGCTATTGGAAACAGCAGTTGTTAATGTTTGTTTTGTCAATTATTTTTGTAATCTTTGAGCTAATCAACCCCTATCTTCTTGGAAGGGAGGTTCTTGATAAAGGTATTTTATCAAAAAACACAAAGGCTTTCCTCATGTTTTCTCTTATTGGAGCGCTGATTTATATTGTTAATATGGTGCTTTCCAGTATCCATAGGTATGTAAAGAATTATATTATAAGAAGGATACATTTGGATTTGTCAAAAGACGTTTTGAAGTGTGTGAACGAGTTTTCTTTGGCGACTTTGCAAGATAGGGCTACCGGAGAACACCTTTTTAGAAGTACGCAGGATGTGTCAGCGGTTTCCAATGTTATAAATGATGTTTTGCATAATTTGTTCCTTTCCGTTTTTAAGATAATCCTTATCGCTTCTATTATAATCTTTATTAAATGGGAAATAGTTGCCTTTATGTTTGCTTATCAAATAGCTGTGGTAATTTTGATTAATCCATATATCAAAAAGATCCAGAATTTAATAGTTTTAAATTCTGAGAAATCCGAGGATTTATTTAAAAGATTGGTTGAAATTTTCTCGCATCTTTACATAATTAAGTCTTTTGGCACTATGTCAAAAGAGTTAAAAAGATATTTCAGGGAATTAATTTCAAGGACGAGAGTTGAAATTGATGAAACAAAATCTAAGATTACCTTTGACTTCTTGCAAACCATAACCAATAAGCTATTCTTCGCAAGCGTGGGTTTCTTTGGTTTGTTTCTTGTTATTAAGGATAAAATGACGTTAGGTATCCTAGGCGTTATTATGATTTATATTTCCAAGGGCCTAGAATCATTCACAGAGTTGGTTACTTCTTTTAATCAGGTTATCATAAACCGTGTTTCTTTGGAAAGAGTGGAAGAAATCTTTGATACAAAGATAGAATTAAAAGAACCCCACGATGCTAAAACTTTATTAATTGAAAAAGGAAAAGCCGAGTTTAGAAATGTTACTTTTGGTTATAAAAAGGACTACTATGTATTTAAGCATGCCAATTTTTTTATCATGCCGAGTACTCATATAGCTTTGGCAGGAGCTTCTGGATGCGGCAAAACAACAATTCTTAACTTAATTTTAAGATTATATGATGTTAATGATGGAGCTGTATTATTGGACAATCACGATGTAAAAAGCCTAAAACGCAGAAGTTTATATGATCAGATAAGCATTGCTTCGCAGAACCCTTTGCTTTGGGATAGTACTATTTTTGCCAATATCGCATATCGTAAAAAGAATATGAAGATGGAAGAATTGATCGAAGCGGCAAAGTTAGCTGAAGCGCATGATTTCATTATGGAACTGCCTCAACAGTATTATACAATAATCGGAGAAATGGCTTGTAAGATTTCTGAAGGGCAAAAACAACGCCTAAGCCTTGCGCGGGCTATACTAGGAAACCCAAAAATCTTATTATTGGATGAAGCAATGTCGTCTCTTGATTCCGCAACTGAAGACAAAATAATTGATAATATAAGAAATAGATTTGTAAAATCTACTGTAATACTTGTGTCGCATCGGGTTTCTAGTATAAAAAAAATGGATTTAGTTTATTTCATTGAAGGCCCTAACAAGATAGAAATTGATACCCACTCCAAACTTATAGAGAAAAGCCCGAAATACAGGTCTTTGTTTGCCAGCCAGCTAGGCGTCTAAAAGATTTCTTTACAAGAATGTCAAAGAGCAATTGCATAGAAAAGAATATCCTTGTTTGCGAGAAGTTGCTTCTTTTATGTGCCAATGTTAAATCCCACCAAAAGCAGAATGAAATAAGTCAATTAATAAACCAAGGTATCAACTGGCAAAAATTCTTGCAGCTTGCTTATGATAACGCAGTTTCTTCACTAACATTTAATTCACTTAAATTTTATCTGCCCATAAATGATATTGAGAGAGAGGCCCTCCAAAGGCTTAAGATATCTTATCAAGCTTGCACAGTTAGGAATATCTATTATAAGGAAGAACTAAAAAAGATAATTTCTTTATTGATGGATAAGGGAATAAAGGTTATCCCGCTTAAAGGGATCTTCTTGTCCGAGAGGCTTTATGGAGATGCCTCTAGCAGGGATGAGAGTGTTGATTTGGATTTATTAATAAGGCAAGAAGATAGAGCTAAAGCAAGGCCATTAATAGAAAGAACAGGGTATGTTTGCGAAGGTTCTGGAGAGATTAAAGAATGGGAGTGGGTTGATATTTATTCAAGGCCCAAAAGAAAGATTATTGAGTTGCATTGGGACATAACAATGATGGCCAGAAGCAAGGAGCGTATAGAGGGTTTTTGGCAAGGCGCCCAATTAGTTGAGCGAGAAGGGATTAAGTATTATGATTTCCTGCCAGAGGAGCTCTTGCTTTATTTATCCGCGCATTTAACAAATAGCGATTCATTCCGTAAACTCAGGTCTATGTGTGATATTGACCGTCTTTTAGAAAAGTATGGCAGACAGATTAATTGGGATAGCGTTGTTGAAAAATCCGGAGATTGGCATCTGCGTAGTTCGCTTTATGCCGCGTTAAAACTGCAGGCAGAATTATTTGAACCAAAATACCCCCGAAGTATTGTCCGTATGCTCGGTATCTCGTTACCTAAGCGTTTGTTTATCAATACATTTGCTAATAAAGGAGTCCTGTTAAAAAGCAATTTAAGGAGGCGCATTCTGGATAATTTTCTAGCGTATACTTTTTTTGAAATAATTGAGGCATCTAGCTTTAATGATTATTTGGCTATAACTAAAAGAATATTTTTCCCTCCAAGAGATTCTGTAAGCACTAACTATATCTTAAGGATTATCAATGGGATATCAAAAATTCTCCGTAAACGTGACTGCACTTGAATTTTTAAAAAAAAACTGGACTTTTGCGGATTTTTATTTATAATGAAAATCGTTAAATAGCAATTATTATAATTAACTTAATTTAAGGATGCGATGAAATTAAAGAAAATTTCCATTACATCTGCAATTGTTTTTTTCTGCTTGTTGTTCCCATCTCAAAATTCTAATCTTGTTTTTTCTGCTTCTCTTGAAATCGGCCGGACAAGATCCGGCTCTGCTGCAGCTACATCCAAAGAAGGTATGGGTTATGTGGTTGAAGGCGGTTCGGGTGTATCTACTGATCAGAACGTAGAATATTATATTGCGCCTGAAGATGAAATGGAGATTTTCGTTTGGCAAAACCCTGATCTTACAGCTACCGTTATTGTCGGGCCGGACGGATACATATCTTATCCTTTGGTCGGAAGGATCAAAGTTTCCGGTTTTACTGTAAGCAAGCTGGAGAACATCCTGAGAGATAAGCTAACTGAGTATGTTAAAAATCCCCAAGTTTCCTTAATTATGAAAAAGTTTGCCGGTAATAAAGTTGTTGTTTTGGGGGAGGTTACATACCCGGGGATTTATACATATAAAGGGTCTTTGGATCTGACGGATGCACTTGCTTTAGCAGGAGATTTTACCGAAGAAGCGCATAAGGATAGCGTGCTTATTGTGCATAATATTGGGACCAAAGAAGCAAAAGTAAAAAGGATTAATTTTGTAAAATTATTTACTGGCAGCTCTTTAAAACCTGAAGATTTGCTTTTAAGACCCAATGATGTTATTTTTGTGCCAAAAACATTTATTGCTAATTTTAACAAGGCTATGACAGATCTAAACATGGTTGTTAATAATGCTAACACAGGATTGCAGGTTAGGAAAGAAATCAGGCGGTTAGGTAGGCATGACCGTTAAGGTTATTTAACATTTCCCTTTTATTCTATGGAACAAGTAAACGAATTTAACCTAAGAGATTATTGGGCTACATTTTTAAAAAGAAAATGGGAAGTAATAATTTCTACAGGCATCGTTCTTTTCGCAACCTTTATTTTTACCTCTTTCCAAACTCCTCAATACCTAGCGATAGTTACTCTAAAAGTTGACCATACAGCATTAAGCCCCACCCAGTTTATGTTCCCGGGAAAAGAATATTTTTTTGGCGGACAGCGCGATGAATT is drawn from Candidatus Omnitrophota bacterium and contains these coding sequences:
- a CDS encoding glycosyltransferase — its product is MTDRKFPLVSFCMIVKNEEKLLPQCLDSIEDLADEIIIVDNGSSDSTCEIAERFGARIIHSNIKEDLASLRNIYLKLAKGEWILSLDADERISSKDIPKLQKMLKDKKVNAYGFISRLYTNSYDLLNDWFLCRKEYPKEEKFSGCRGYIDMYWGYRLFRNHKGLYYEGFGHETIDRCIVKKGGKAVDTDILIHHFKELKPKRTIEKIAKAYFELEKRKNAEVFKDHYRYYYRLGREALLGAKDLEASFKYLKKSIQLKPSFPFSYFLLGLAYKENRDYRQAILSLKESIKLKKDYLGGHYLLGIVYDEMDKYELAEKKFREALVINRDHPIVLNSLGVVLVKQNKIKEGVRFFKKALVIDPRLKTAKSNLRNCLHYD
- a CDS encoding glycosyltransferase family 2 protein, which produces MKKTSMFEIIIVTYNALSKLKRCLESVQKYTKDFDYLLTIVDNHSTDGTKEYLERLKKIKKVQIIRKEQNIGFCKAANSVLKKSRAKFIVLLDDDVEVTREWLKKMYEQIKSNQRVGIVGCKVVLPDNRINSAEFRINTVELVGVGEIDRGQRNYIRECDSLIGPCWLLRRDVVKKVGYFDERFFPCEFEDVDYCLRVRLAGYKIVYCGEVKIVHHHLLRRIKTKYMFNNKKMFFKKWKNLLSNFPLKDSHQVDKHISNALCLMKHNEFRRSLVELKKAEKIDKRFQEPLYKGIVFEGLKLDTHAIREFRKAVKLNPGNFLALLRLAFLYRKKRCFKDAKVFSKQSLDLIPNDQSSLAHFINESRLVSRVCNTHLC
- a CDS encoding glycosyltransferase family 4 protein, producing MGEKLNKILLVSYSYKPRIGGLELFVENLAQNQLLKGIDVKIITSRFKKDEKKSERISGLVVERLMPNLFWGENGHWLNNILIFPLLAVHFKSALNIYKSIARFKPQVITICYPTPPAIYFILFGRLLRIPIVVALHGEIVLNVPTVCMVEKILFKFILSNANYVTACSKSILEEAAKFAPRLKKSSSYIYNGVSLGGSSGPPLTKERIHKNNYILSIANLWPYKGIDILLMAMKRVYEKGYQSDLIVIGEGDQRDKLEKMISFLRLEGKVFLKGKVDNENEKNNFLNNCEFFVLPSRVEPFGIVNLEAMAAGKAIVGTRSGGIPEIVKDGINGILVDPFNDIALSEGIMRLLDDCDLSLKMGLRGKEIAQDKAFSWGSVTEQYIEVQKKVLIRE
- a CDS encoding ABC transporter ATP-binding protein encodes the protein MESLIIKIKKSVKEVGLSLKLLGKFKKYIFRYWKQQLLMFVLSIIFVIFELINPYLLGREVLDKGILSKNTKAFLMFSLIGALIYIVNMVLSSIHRYVKNYIIRRIHLDLSKDVLKCVNEFSLATLQDRATGEHLFRSTQDVSAVSNVINDVLHNLFLSVFKIILIASIIIFIKWEIVAFMFAYQIAVVILINPYIKKIQNLIVLNSEKSEDLFKRLVEIFSHLYIIKSFGTMSKELKRYFRELISRTRVEIDETKSKITFDFLQTITNKLFFASVGFFGLFLVIKDKMTLGILGVIMIYISKGLESFTELVTSFNQVIINRVSLERVEEIFDTKIELKEPHDAKTLLIEKGKAEFRNVTFGYKKDYYVFKHANFFIMPSTHIALAGASGCGKTTILNLILRLYDVNDGAVLLDNHDVKSLKRRSLYDQISIASQNPLLWDSTIFANIAYRKKNMKMEELIEAAKLAEAHDFIMELPQQYYTIIGEMACKISEGQKQRLSLARAILGNPKILLLDEAMSSLDSATEDKIIDNIRNRFVKSTVILVSHRVSSIKKMDLVYFIEGPNKIEIDTHSKLIEKSPKYRSLFASQLGV
- a CDS encoding nucleotidyltransferase family protein — encoded protein: MSKSNCIEKNILVCEKLLLLCANVKSHQKQNEISQLINQGINWQKFLQLAYDNAVSSLTFNSLKFYLPINDIEREALQRLKISYQACTVRNIYYKEELKKIISLLMDKGIKVIPLKGIFLSERLYGDASSRDESVDLDLLIRQEDRAKARPLIERTGYVCEGSGEIKEWEWVDIYSRPKRKIIELHWDITMMARSKERIEGFWQGAQLVEREGIKYYDFLPEELLLYLSAHLTNSDSFRKLRSMCDIDRLLEKYGRQINWDSVVEKSGDWHLRSSLYAALKLQAELFEPKYPRSIVRMLGISLPKRLFINTFANKGVLLKSNLRRRILDNFLAYTFFEIIEASSFNDYLAITKRIFFPPRDSVSTNYILRIINGISKILRKRDCT
- a CDS encoding polysaccharide export protein, coding for MKLKKISITSAIVFFCLLFPSQNSNLVFSASLEIGRTRSGSAAATSKEGMGYVVEGGSGVSTDQNVEYYIAPEDEMEIFVWQNPDLTATVIVGPDGYISYPLVGRIKVSGFTVSKLENILRDKLTEYVKNPQVSLIMKKFAGNKVVVLGEVTYPGIYTYKGSLDLTDALALAGDFTEEAHKDSVLIVHNIGTKEAKVKRINFVKLFTGSSLKPEDLLLRPNDVIFVPKTFIANFNKAMTDLNMVVNNANTGLQVRKEIRRLGRHDR